A region from the Lentisphaera profundi genome encodes:
- a CDS encoding (Fe-S)-binding protein: MSNELRIQNLLTQESNKLLNCVHCGLCLDQCPTYKLTGNENNSPRGRLAMWRAEDEGRTQQAEKINHYTSECLGCLACETACPANVPYGEILMEQRIKQVEQGKKINPKVKAIAGLAKKPFLMKAATLPMRWLRNAGIQVDPLIPPGKTSLFKSSYSYAKEAQKREGAKGESVRFFTGCHTENFYPEINFSTIDVLAANGIQVEVPKEQQCCGAIHEHSGLKDKEKLDQKNQAVFDQNKDKAVLTNAAGCGLSLQHALASPVMDALSYLGKMELKQPKKVQNAKIFIDMPCHLYHGQGVQEIPKNVLEILGSDVTYAPSCQDCCGAAGTYNIEKAENSEKIIDEKVLFLQKHTGQEVIITTANAICMQQWSASVKRNFPNENFRVQHIMTLLAENYN; the protein is encoded by the coding sequence ATGAGCAACGAATTACGCATACAAAATTTACTGACCCAGGAATCCAATAAGCTTCTGAACTGCGTTCACTGCGGTCTTTGTTTAGATCAATGCCCAACCTACAAACTCACGGGTAACGAAAATAACTCACCTCGTGGCCGCTTAGCCATGTGGCGAGCAGAAGATGAAGGTCGAACTCAGCAAGCAGAAAAAATCAATCACTACACCAGCGAATGCCTCGGTTGCCTCGCTTGTGAAACAGCCTGTCCCGCCAATGTTCCCTACGGAGAAATCCTCATGGAACAGCGCATCAAGCAAGTTGAACAAGGCAAAAAAATTAACCCAAAAGTCAAAGCTATTGCGGGCTTAGCAAAAAAGCCATTTTTAATGAAAGCCGCCACCCTACCCATGCGCTGGTTGCGCAATGCTGGCATTCAAGTGGACCCACTCATTCCGCCGGGTAAGACAAGCCTATTTAAATCCAGTTATAGCTATGCAAAAGAAGCGCAAAAACGAGAAGGCGCCAAGGGTGAATCGGTACGTTTCTTCACGGGTTGTCACACCGAGAACTTTTATCCCGAGATCAACTTTTCCACCATCGATGTATTGGCGGCTAATGGCATTCAAGTTGAAGTCCCCAAAGAACAACAATGCTGTGGCGCCATTCACGAACATTCAGGCCTTAAAGACAAAGAAAAATTAGACCAAAAGAATCAGGCGGTCTTTGATCAAAATAAAGATAAAGCTGTTCTTACCAATGCCGCCGGCTGTGGCTTGAGCCTGCAACACGCCCTGGCGAGTCCAGTTATGGATGCCTTGTCCTATTTGGGTAAAATGGAACTCAAGCAACCCAAAAAAGTTCAAAATGCCAAAATTTTCATCGATATGCCCTGCCACCTCTATCACGGTCAGGGAGTTCAGGAAATCCCAAAAAATGTCCTGGAGATTTTGGGCTCAGACGTCACTTATGCTCCCTCCTGCCAAGACTGTTGTGGTGCCGCTGGAACCTACAATATTGAAAAGGCAGAGAACTCTGAAAAAATCATTGACGAAAAAGTCTTGTTCCTCCAAAAACACACGGGACAAGAAGTCATTATTACAACGGCCAATGCCATCTGCATGCAGCAATGGTCAGCCTCTGTAAAACGCAATTTCCCCAATGAAAACTTCCGTGTGCAACACATTATGACTCTTTTAGCAGAAAATTATAACTAA
- a CDS encoding SMP-30/gluconolactonase/LRE family protein, with protein MKNYQAQVCLEDKAQLGEGPLWDQDKQALLWVDILGNKLQYFDPETEQNQVLAEIPHVSTVVKRASGGLVITTPDGFYSFNEETKELTPINLPEQNNSQVRFNDGKCDPVGRFWAGTIGYETEPEIAKLYCLEATAELSEKLDKITISNGICWDGDKMYYIDSPTKQIHRFDYDQATGSISNKHILFDVGPEGGFPDGMCLDQEGCLWVAFWGESMVRRISPDGEELAQVHIPGASQVSACALGGKDGDTLFITTAAVGMEDEVNAGKLFSVKVDAKAAPTYCFAG; from the coding sequence ATGAAAAACTATCAGGCACAAGTTTGTTTAGAGGATAAAGCTCAATTAGGCGAAGGCCCCCTCTGGGACCAAGACAAGCAAGCTCTTTTATGGGTAGATATTCTCGGCAATAAACTACAATATTTTGATCCCGAAACGGAACAGAATCAAGTTCTTGCAGAAATCCCCCATGTCTCCACTGTCGTTAAGAGAGCGAGTGGTGGACTGGTGATCACTACACCTGATGGTTTTTATTCCTTTAACGAAGAAACAAAAGAACTCACCCCCATTAATTTACCTGAACAAAACAATTCCCAAGTTCGTTTTAACGATGGTAAATGCGATCCTGTTGGTCGTTTTTGGGCGGGAACGATTGGCTATGAGACCGAACCCGAAATTGCGAAACTTTATTGCTTAGAAGCCACTGCTGAGCTCAGTGAGAAATTAGACAAGATCACCATTTCTAATGGCATTTGCTGGGACGGTGATAAAATGTACTACATCGATTCTCCAACTAAACAAATCCACCGCTTTGATTACGACCAAGCCACTGGCTCCATAAGCAATAAGCACATCCTCTTTGACGTGGGGCCAGAAGGTGGCTTCCCCGATGGTATGTGCCTGGATCAAGAAGGTTGCCTATGGGTAGCTTTTTGGGGTGAGTCCATGGTGCGCCGCATCTCTCCCGATGGTGAAGAATTAGCCCAAGTACACATCCCAGGAGCTAGCCAAGTCAGCGCCTGTGCTCTAGGCGGTAAAGATGGCGACACCCTCTTCATCACCACCGCTGCAGTAGGAATGGAAGACGAAGTCAATGCAGGTAAGCTTTTCTCAGTAAAAGTCGACGCCAAAGCTGCCCCCACCTACTGCTTCGCTGGGTAA
- a CDS encoding SDR family NAD(P)-dependent oxidoreductase, which produces MLLQEKVVIVTGSANGLGKGIARACHADGAKVVIADLEQAACQLVVDELGSNALAVACDVCSDEAQQNVIDKAVEKWGRVDCIVNNAGINFAKPFLETTRQDWDKVIDTNLRGVFFFMQKLCKYWIENQIKGSIVNISSVHNQATLPGAGPYAATKNGLLGIMKSVVNELSSKGIRINTVSPGLCNTNIWQDIIEAAPSEKECLDYWKQQIPIGRPSEPEEIGYTVSFLLSNRSSSTTGTNIYVDGGMTSQLISQAPYDSESID; this is translated from the coding sequence ATGCTATTACAAGAAAAAGTCGTCATCGTCACCGGTTCAGCTAATGGCCTCGGCAAAGGCATTGCCCGTGCCTGTCACGCCGATGGAGCCAAAGTTGTCATTGCTGACTTAGAACAGGCAGCCTGTCAATTAGTCGTGGATGAACTGGGTTCAAATGCTCTGGCCGTCGCCTGCGATGTATGCAGTGATGAAGCTCAGCAAAATGTCATCGATAAGGCCGTTGAAAAATGGGGTCGCGTGGACTGTATTGTCAATAATGCCGGAATCAATTTTGCTAAGCCTTTCCTGGAAACTACCAGGCAAGATTGGGACAAGGTCATCGACACCAATCTGCGAGGGGTCTTTTTCTTTATGCAAAAACTCTGTAAATACTGGATCGAAAATCAAATCAAGGGTTCGATTGTGAATATTTCCAGCGTTCACAATCAAGCAACTTTACCAGGCGCTGGCCCTTATGCCGCCACAAAAAATGGCTTATTGGGCATTATGAAAAGTGTCGTCAATGAATTGAGCAGCAAGGGCATACGCATCAATACCGTCTCACCGGGTCTGTGCAATACGAATATTTGGCAGGACATCATTGAAGCCGCACCTAGTGAAAAAGAATGCCTAGATTATTGGAAGCAACAAATCCCTATTGGTCGCCCCAGTGAGCCAGAAGAGATTGGCTACACAGTGTCTTTCTTACTCAGTAACCGCTCCAGCTCCACTACAGGTACAAACATCTATGTGGACGGCGGTATGACGAGTCAACTAATCAGTCAAGCTCCCTACGATTCAGAGAGTATCGACTAA
- a CDS encoding fumarylacetoacetate hydrolase family protein: protein MKLIRFGEKGSEKPGVLLEDGKRIDVTSIVADFDYDFFKNDGLNKLAQADLSQCPSVASDVRLGAPVKRPGKIICIGLNFKDHAEESNMAIPAEPVVFFKATSSLVGPNDDVIIPKDSEKTDWEVELAFVMGKDASYVSQEEALDYLGGYVLHNDVSERAFQLEMGGQWVKGKSCDTFAPLGPYIATADEISDVNNLKMWLTVNGETKQDGTTANLIFDIPYIISYLSRFMTLEAGDVISTGTPAGVGFGFNPQQYLKDGDVVELGIEGLGSSKQTFRAYQA from the coding sequence ATGAAACTCATTCGTTTTGGTGAAAAGGGTTCAGAGAAACCTGGTGTATTACTTGAAGATGGAAAAAGAATTGATGTTACCTCAATCGTAGCTGATTTTGATTATGACTTTTTCAAAAATGATGGCCTCAACAAACTCGCACAAGCTGATTTATCTCAATGCCCAAGTGTAGCCTCTGATGTGCGTTTAGGCGCTCCAGTTAAACGTCCTGGCAAAATCATTTGCATTGGCTTAAACTTCAAAGATCACGCTGAAGAATCAAATATGGCCATCCCTGCAGAACCCGTGGTCTTTTTCAAAGCTACCAGCTCACTTGTTGGCCCCAATGACGATGTTATCATCCCAAAAGATTCGGAAAAAACCGACTGGGAAGTGGAGCTCGCCTTTGTCATGGGTAAAGATGCCTCTTACGTTTCACAGGAAGAAGCCTTGGACTACCTCGGTGGTTATGTGCTTCACAACGATGTTTCTGAGCGTGCTTTCCAGCTGGAAATGGGCGGTCAATGGGTTAAGGGCAAGAGTTGCGATACCTTTGCTCCCCTCGGCCCCTACATTGCTACTGCCGATGAAATTTCAGATGTCAACAATCTTAAAATGTGGTTGACAGTCAATGGCGAAACAAAACAGGATGGCACAACGGCTAACCTCATTTTCGATATTCCCTACATCATTTCTTACCTCAGTCGTTTCATGACTTTAGAGGCTGGTGACGTGATCTCTACAGGCACGCCAGCGGGTGTTGGCTTTGGCTTTAATCCACAACAATACCTCAAGGATGGCGACGTGGTGGAATTAGGTATCGAGGGTCTGGGTTCTTCTAAACAAACCTTCAGAGCCTACCAAGCTTAA
- a CDS encoding SDR family NAD(P)-dependent oxidoreductase — MKRYENQVAAITGGATGLGKAIAQRFAEEGAKLALIDFNAELLEKTKAEFEAAGYEVLTCQGDISSEESVNAAFDKIETTFGQLDVMVNSAGIVGPTKINFSDVDLADFEKVNAINLTGSFLTAKAAVKIMEKRNYGRILLIASIAGKEGNAGMTCYSTSKAGVIGLVKAAGKEYAETGITINGLAPAVIRTAFIETIPDDQVKYMTDKIPMKRCGTLDEVSSICAYICSPEAAFNTGFTFDISGGRATY; from the coding sequence ATGAAAAGATATGAAAATCAAGTAGCTGCTATCACTGGCGGTGCTACAGGCTTAGGTAAAGCCATTGCTCAACGTTTCGCAGAGGAAGGTGCAAAACTTGCTCTCATTGACTTCAATGCCGAACTTTTAGAAAAAACTAAAGCAGAATTCGAAGCCGCTGGCTACGAAGTTTTAACTTGCCAAGGCGACATCTCCTCAGAAGAAAGCGTCAATGCCGCTTTTGATAAAATCGAAACTACTTTTGGTCAACTGGATGTGATGGTGAATTCCGCTGGTATCGTGGGCCCCACAAAAATCAATTTCTCTGATGTGGATTTAGCAGATTTTGAAAAAGTTAATGCCATCAACCTTACGGGCTCATTCCTCACTGCCAAAGCAGCCGTAAAAATCATGGAAAAACGCAATTATGGTCGTATTCTTCTCATCGCGTCAATTGCCGGTAAAGAAGGTAACGCTGGCATGACTTGCTACTCAACTTCAAAAGCAGGTGTGATTGGCTTAGTAAAAGCGGCTGGTAAAGAATATGCCGAAACAGGCATCACCATTAATGGCTTAGCACCAGCAGTTATTCGCACTGCCTTCATCGAAACTATTCCAGATGATCAAGTTAAGTACATGACTGATAAAATACCCATGAAGCGTTGTGGCACACTAGATGAAGTCTCTAGCATCTGCGCTTATATTTGCTCGCCTGAAGCCGCCTTCAACACTGGTTTCACTTTCGATATTAGTGGTGGTCGCGCAACCTATTAA